The Amycolatopsis methanolica 239 nucleotide sequence CGTGTCCGCGAGCACCACGGCGCCGATCGCGCCCTTCACCAGGTCGTCCCACATGAACCAGAACCGCTGCTGACCCGGCGTCCCGAACAGGTACAGGATCAGGTCGCTGTCCAGGGACACGCGGCCGAAGTCCATAGCCACGGTGGTGGTGGCCTTGTTGGGTGTCTGGTCGAGGTTGTCGATGCCGCGGCTCGCGTCGGTCATCATCGCCTCGGTGGTGAGTGGCACGATCTCCGAGACCGAGCCGACGAAGGTGGTCTTGCCGGCACCGAAGCCACCGGCCACCACGATCTTGGCCGAGGTCATGGTCTGCGGCGCGGTCTGCCGCGGTGCCTTAAAGCCGACGGAGTCCACTCAACACCCTTTCCATCAACATGAGATGCGCCTCGGCGTCGTCGTTGGTCGACATAGTGCGGTGCACCGTGACCAGCCCGGCATCGGCGGCATCGCTGATGAGGACTCTGGCCACGCCGATCGGGACCCGCAGCAGCGCTGCGATCTCCGCAACCGACCGCGGTGTCCGACATTCTTCCATGATCGAGCGGTGCTCGAACTGCACCGTCAGCGCTCCGGCGTCGAGCCGGGCGAGGACGGCGTCCTGGACGGAGATCAGCGTCTCCAGTTCCAGGGCGACCCGGGCCTTGGTGCGGCCACCGGTGAGCGCGTACGGGCGCACCACGGCGGTCTCCTCGGCGGGGTGGATCTCGGGCTCCTCGCGCCGGAACGGCACGGGCCGCGAAGGCTGGGCGGGTTGGACGGGTTCGAAGAACCCGCTGCCCGGCGAGGAGTCGAACAGGCTCGCCGGCCGGGCCGGGTGCTCCGGCTGGGGCGGCGGAGCGGGTGTCGGCTGCGGCGTCGGCTGTGGCGCGGGGGGCGCCTGCTCGGCCTGTGGTGCTTCGGGGGCTTCGGCCGTCTCGTTCCCGGGCTGCTGGTCGCGCTGCTTCTTGCGCTTCCGGCGGCCGCGCCCGGAGTCCAGGCTGAAGCTGTTCATCACGTCGGCGAACGTCGGCTCCGGTTCACCGCCGGACGTCGGGGAGCCACTCTCGGATCCCGTGGTCATGTCGGCATCATCCCACCGGTTCACCGATCAGGGGCCCCGCGGCCCCCTGCAGCTGAGCCCGCAGTTCGGGGGTGAGGATCTGGCCCACCCGGTCGACCAGCATGGTCATCTCGTAGGCGACCTGGCCGATGTCGCAGTTCGGGGCGGCCAGGACCGCCAGGCAGGAGCCGTCGCTGATGGACATCAGGATCATGATCCCGAGCTCCATCTCCACGACGGTCTCGTTGACCGCACCGGCCTCGAAGCACCGCGCCGCGCCCTGGGTCAGGCTGACGAGCCCGGAGGCCACCGCGGCGAGCTGGTCGGCGCGGTCGAGCGGCAACCGGTTCGAAGCGGTCAGCAGCAGGCCGTCGGCCGAAACAACCACCGCGTGCGCCACGCCAGGCACACGCTCGGCGAAATCATTGACCAGCCATCCGAACTGGTTCTGTGGCTGCGGCGTGGTCATTCACCCTCCATGGTTCCTTGATCGGGGTCGGCGGACTGAGCGGTCCGGTGCCTTCCACGCTGAACACCTTGCTGGAAACTGCTCAGCCTGCCACGCACATCCTGCGGGTCACGACGTGTCCGCGGCGCCGGGGCGGGGGCCCCCGGGGCCAGTGCGCTGCCGGGCAGCAACTGCTCACCGCGGCGCCGCTTGGGCAGCCCGGCCGCGGTGAAGTTCGAGGGCGGCGACGAGGAGACGGTCTGCACCGCGGCCCAGCTCTCGTCCGACGCGAACGACCAGGCGCCGTCCCCGCCTGCCACGGCGTCGCCCTGCCGCCGCTCGCCCTGCGGCTGCTGGCCCTGCGGTTGCTGGCTCTGCGGCTGCGGCTCGGCCGGGGTGTCCGGCGCGGGTCCCGGCCGCTGGAAGAGGCCGGTGCCCTCGCTGGTGCCGCCGGGCCGCTGGAAGAGGCCCGTGCCCTCGCTCTGGAAGAGACCGGCGCCGCTGTCCGTACGCGGCTGCCGCTGCGGAAGGCCGCTGTCGGCAGGCTTGGG carries:
- a CDS encoding roadblock/LC7 domain-containing protein; translation: MTTPQPQNQFGWLVNDFAERVPGVAHAVVVSADGLLLTASNRLPLDRADQLAAVASGLVSLTQGAARCFEAGAVNETVVEMELGIMILMSISDGSCLAVLAAPNCDIGQVAYEMTMLVDRVGQILTPELRAQLQGAAGPLIGEPVG
- a CDS encoding DUF742 domain-containing protein, whose translation is MTTGSESGSPTSGGEPEPTFADVMNSFSLDSGRGRRKRKKQRDQQPGNETAEAPEAPQAEQAPPAPQPTPQPTPAPPPQPEHPARPASLFDSSPGSGFFEPVQPAQPSRPVPFRREEPEIHPAEETAVVRPYALTGGRTKARVALELETLISVQDAVLARLDAGALTVQFEHRSIMEECRTPRSVAEIAALLRVPIGVARVLISDAADAGLVTVHRTMSTNDDAEAHLMLMERVLSGLRRL
- a CDS encoding GTP-binding protein: MDSVGFKAPRQTAPQTMTSAKIVVAGGFGAGKTTFVGSVSEIVPLTTEAMMTDASRGIDNLDQTPNKATTTVAMDFGRVSLDSDLILYLFGTPGQQRFWFMWDDLVKGAIGAVVLADTRRLADSFAPVDFFEDRRLPYIIGVNTFDGQLHHELSDVREALAIDESIPIVRCDARDRESTKQTLITLVEYAMRQWIAMRAAGTR